The following coding sequences lie in one Arachis ipaensis cultivar K30076 chromosome B05, Araip1.1, whole genome shotgun sequence genomic window:
- the LOC107643077 gene encoding signal peptide peptidase-like 2 yields MAVEKFLPVAAFLAVILLLRHAPSVIAGDIVHDDDSTPKKPGCENQFVLVKVQTWVNDKEDDEFVGVGARFGTTIVSKEKNAKHTRLILSDPRDCCNPPKNKIAGDVIMVDRGNCTFTKKAKTAQTANASAILIINNQKELYKMVCEPDETDLNIHIPAVMLPRDAGARLKEMLTSASSVSVQLYSPRRPAVDVAEVFLWLLAVLTILCASYWSAWRVREAADEHNKLLKDASDEVPDTINTGVSRVVNMNMKAAILFVVLASCFLFMIYKLMSPWFIDILVVLFCIGGVEGLQTCLVALLSRWFKHAAKTYIKIPFFGAISYLTLAVSPFCITFAVLWAVYRTHSFGWIGQDILGIALIITVLQIVHVPNLKVGTVLLSCAFIYDLFWVFVSAKFFQQSVMIVVARADGSGEDGIPMLLKFPRIFDPWGGYSIIGFGDILLPGMLVAFSLRYDWLANKNIRNGYFLWAIFAYGFGLLVTYVALNLMDGHGQPALLYIVPFTLGTLLTLGRKRGDLQVLWTRGEPERPCPHIRLQHSGEVSPE; encoded by the exons ATGGCTGTGGAGAAGTTTTTACCGGTTGCTGCTTTTTTAGCTGTAATACTGCTTCTCCGTCACGCTCCTTCTGTCATTGCTGGGGACATAGTTCACGATGACGATTCTACCCCCAAGAAGCCCGGTTGCGAGAACCAGTTCGTTCTG GTGAAAGTGCAGACATGGGTCAATGACAAAGAGGATGATGAATTTGTTGGTGTGGGGGCCAGATTTGGCACAACAATTGTGTCCAAGGAGAAGAATGCTAAGCACACTCGCCTTATTCTTTCAGATCCCCGAGATTGTTGCAATCCTCCAAAGAATAAG ATTGCGGGAGATGTCATCATGGTCGATCGAGGGAACTGCACCTTCACAAAGAAGGCAAAAACTGCACAAACTGCTAATGCTTCAGCTATCCTTATCATAAATAACCAAAAGG AGCTTTACAAGATGGTATGCGAACCAGATGAAACTGATTTGAACATACACATACCCGCTGTCATGCTCCCACGAGATGCAGGTGCAAGGCTCAAAGAAATGCTGACAAGTGCTTCATCTG TGTCTGTCCAGCTATATTCACCACGTCGACCAGCTGTTGATGTAGCAGAAGTATTTCTTTGGCTACTAGCAGTTCTTACCATATTGTGTGCATCATATTGGTCAGCATGGAGGGTCCGAGAAGCAGCTGATGAACACAACAAGCTATTAAAG GATGCTTCAGATGAAGTCCCAGACACTATAAACACAGGTGTTAGCAGAGTTGTAAACATGAATATGAAGGCTGCAATCCTTTTTGTTGTGCTAGCTTCATGTTTCCTGTTTATGATTTACAAATTGATGTCGCCATGGTTCATTGATATTTTGGTTGTTCTCTTCTGTATTGGTGGCGTTGAG GGCTTGCAAACTTGCTTGGTTGCTCTTTTGTCAAG GTGGTTCAAGCATGCTGCCAAGACATACATTAAAATACCTTTCTTTGGAGCTATCTCATACCTGACTTTGGCTGTTTCTCCATTTTGTATAACCTTTGCGGTTCTCTGGGCAGTTTATCGCACTCACTCGTTTGGGTGGATTGGTCAAGATATACTT GGAATTGCACTGATAATAACAGTTCTACAGATTGTACATGTACCTAATCTCAAG GTGGGTACGGTTCTTCTGAGTTGTGCCTTCATTTATGACCTCTTTTGGGTGTTTGTCTCGGCGAAGTTTTTCCAGCAAAGCGTGATGATTGTG GTAGCCCGAGCTGATGGAAGTGGTGAAGATGGTATCCCAATGTTACTGAAATTTCCCCGCATCTTTGATCCATGGGGTGGTTACAGCATTATAGGTTTTGGAGACATACTTTTACCAGGAATGCTGGTAGCATTCTCACTCAG ATATGATTGGCTGGCGAACAAGAACATAAGAAATGGGTACTTCTTGTGGGCAATATTTGCATATGGCTTTG GCCTTCTAGTTACATATGTGGCACTAAATTTGATGGATGGACATGGCCAGCCAGCACTACTATACATTGTTCCATTTACCCTTG GGACTTTGCTGACATTAGGGCGAAAGCGAGGAGATCTGCAGGTTTTATGGACAAGAGGAGAACCAGAAAGACCCTGTCCACATATCAGACTCCAGCATAGTGGAGAAGTAAGCCCTGAATGA